One genomic window of Pelodiscus sinensis isolate JC-2024 chromosome 14, ASM4963464v1, whole genome shotgun sequence includes the following:
- the C14H15orf39 gene encoding uncharacterized protein C15orf39 homolog isoform X2 encodes MAGKRHLEDLDPLTYKLPRLETEPSCVLPTGLCKSSSLPSNGSENHFSYKGTYFSYPLQSPEGNESLMHWSPAAPYLQYPGTAVSQHMRTDGALMNCLLYGRGTESLGVRLRHSGADKGKDSMVRDLLIVQEKWANHTQQAQGHAFPVPKPVLVNKAIAQAPPGRTTLAVPKPVYRNPLCYVDPRTSVSLQPPMESTQKRPLEVEWTVPTPVSSGHHIHPKDQHCGTAAPKRAHHPDASLLQLHQRAGLHAKETVAAPVGFPPYHAAFEKYRAHPGTSFLEANYPAMYSSQKRVTDVSPWSKLQPAAASPLAHSQAAAYRERSPACYSISHYPLTAHKQMLLCPEAPRAEEQNSTLSTLPAAGGYKGSNFPGSGELRSFPSTYLRHHSPRGYYASPLESYVYSPAGPIPGASPALNPGVLSREPVLRQNSICKADYLQQNPSLVFAPSDMALYNASLANMDAAHDRHISSPGTLSHGTQPVRESTRNKQVGSQHSAFQSIGALDRLSEGCEGLTEALSSREPGYRLDLCQTEHPSLHGKEQPHLERRSSLSMKEPTDRNAGIHKAPLGAPIVITDSPVLHNHHHRKEPSKVKDQIASSEERLKSLKDAENSLPSSPPMPVINNVFSLAPYRDYIEGSKESAEIPFSKGHREKESPLGKSLGSGDCKAVSEPLSAKDSTGRPNGKEETQALKAEMGMGENLPATQREGSCYNKTCESYKPKIPPYSLPARNEPQTSSISSPVGTGARELAQDDVVLDLSLRKELPKANDLLSPAGHSEVTLKGERGEEEEKEGPLRKQGVCERSKPQTLPLPRDQSNFQSSAAFMFKKYKILKSSSAYAVPPVQTNSSPSAMQVTPAAAQTNSPPAVTQGPLAATQANSPPAATQDPMATHQANSSPAATQGPLVATQANSSPAVTQDPTATRQANSSPAVMQGPPVATQANSSSAATQDPLETCKANSSPAAMQDPPATCQANSSLSVSHSPSVATQANSSPAVTNSPPVATQTISSLAVMQGPPAATQANSSLAAMQGPQANTQPLQMTCLYLKLPDISKPLPPSAPEASPALGEANVSLPSNCESPAQQTSSGQYFTALHVSLCSRISYFVSGTSLELLKQWLRRVELDGEQKESSKSALKPKNGSRILEALKPSKGKEIWLGFKDISVLLSKLLSQLETFMFTRKCPFPHVVRAGAIFIPIHVVKEKLFPKLSGASVDHVLQEHKVELRPTTLSEEKLLRDLELKCCTSRMLKLLALKQLPDIYPDLLNLHWHDCVRQQLGPSSQAGQHASK; translated from the coding sequence ATGGCTGGGAAACGACACTTAGAAGACTTGGACCCTCTGACCTACAAGTTACCTCGGCTGGAGACAGAGCCCAGTTGTGTCCTTCCCACAGGCTTATGTAAATCGAGCTCCTTGCCTAGTAATGGCTCTGAAAACCATTTCAGCTACAAGGGAACCTACTTTTCTTACCCCCTGCAAAGCCCTGAAGGGAATGAGTCTCTGATGCATTGGAGCCCCGCCGCCCCTTACCTGCAATATCCAGGTACTGCTGTCAGCCAGCACATGAGGACAGATGGTGCACTGATGAACTGCCTGCTGTATGGCCGAGGCACTGAGAGCCTGGGGGTCAGACTACGGCACTCTGGTGCCGACAAGGGGAAGGACAGCATGGTCCGAGACCTGCTGATTGTTCAGGAGAAGTGGGCAAATCACACGCAGCAGGCTCAGGGCCATGCCTTCCCAGTGCCAAAACCCGTGCTTGTAAACAAAGCAATTGCCCAGGCGCCTCCGGGCCGCACCACCTTGGCAGTGCCCAAGCCAGTTTATAGAAACCCTCTTTGCTATGTGGACCCCCGGACTTCTGTGTCCTTACAGCCTCCAATGGAGAGCACGCAGAAGAGGCCGTTGGAAGTGGAATGGACTGTACCGACCCCAGTCTCCTCAGGGCACCATATCCACCCGAAAGACCAACACTGTGGGACTGCTGCACCCAAGAGAGCCCATCACCCTGATGCCAGCCTTCTGCAGTTACACCAGCGTGCGGGGCTACATGCTAAAGAgacggtagcagcccctgtcggcTTTCCGCCTTACCATGCAGCATTTGAGAAATACAGAGCACATCCAGGCACCTCCTTCCTTGAAGCAAACTACCCTGCCATGTACAGCAGCCAGAAAAGGGTCACCGACGTATCTCCATGGTCCAAGCTGCAGCCTGCcgctgccagccccctggcccattCCCAAGCAGCAGCCTATCGGGAGAGATCTCCAGCTTGCTACTCCATTTCTCACTACCCGCTGACCGCACACAAGCAGATGCTGCTCTGTCCGGAGGCCCCTCGTGCTGAGGAACAGAACAGTACTCTGTCGACCTTGCCCGCTGCAGGGGGCTACAAAGGATCCAACTTTCCAGGAAGTGGGGAACTTCGGTCCTTTCCTAGCACTTACCTGAGGCATCATTCCCCTAGGGGCTACTATGCCAGCCCCCTGGAGAGCTACGTATATAGCCCAGCTGGTCCAATTCCAGGGGCCTCTCCAGCTCTGAACCCTGGAGTTCTTTCTAGAGAGCCTGTGCTCCGGCAGAATTCCATCTGCAAAGCGGACTACCTGCAGCAGAATCCCAGTTTGGTTTTTGCCCCTTCTGACATGGCTTTGTACAATGCCTCCTTAGCCAATATGGATGCTGCTCACGATCGACACATCAGCAGTCCAGGAACTCTGTCTCATGGGACTCAACCGGTAAGGGAGAGCACCCGAAACAAACAGGTTGGTAGCCAGCACAGTGCTTTCCAATCAATCGGTGCTCTAGATCGGTTATCCGAGGGCTGCGAAGGGCTCACGGAAGCACTATCTAGCAGAGAGCCaggctacaggctggacctctGTCAGACAGAACATCCCAGCCTGCATGGGAAGGAACAACCCCACTTGGAGAGAAGGTCCAGTTTATCCATGAAAGAGCCTACGGACAGAAATGCGGGGATTCACAAAGCTCCGTTAGGAGCTCCCATTGTCATTACTGATAGTCCAGTTTTGCATAACCACCACCACAGAAAAGAACCGTCCAAGGTCAAAGACCAGATTGCCTcttctgaggagagactgaaaagcCTGAAAGACGCTGAGaattctcttccctcctccccacctatGCCAGTTATCAACAATGTCTTCAGCCTGGCACCTTATCGGGACTACATAGAAGGGTCCAAAGAGTCGGCGGAGATTCCCTTCTCGAAAGGTCACCGAGAGAAAGAGTCCCCCTTGGGAAAGAGCCTGGGAAGTGGAGACTGTAAGGCTGTCTCCGAGCCACTTTCTGCCAAGGATTCCACAGGGCGTCCTAATGGAAAAGAAGAAACCCAGGCCCTGAAAGCAGAGATGGGGATGGGTGAAAACCTCCCTGCCACACAGCGGGAGGGAAGCTGTTACAACAAAACTTGTGAGAGCTACAAGCCAAAGATTCCACCCTACAGCCTGCCAGCAAGGAACGAGCCACAGACCAGCAGCATCAGCTCTCCAGTTGGCACCGGGGCCAGGGAGCTTGCCCAAGATGATGTCGTGCTAGACCTCAGCTTGAGAAAAGAGCTACCAAAGGCCAATGATCTTCTGAGCCCAGCCGGACACAGCGAGGTGACCCTGAAGGGagaaagaggagaggaggaggagaaagagggacCACTCAGAAAGCAGGGAGTGTGTGAGCGTTCCAAGCCCCAGACCTTGCCTTTGCCAAGGGACCAGAGCAACTTTCAGAGCTCGGCAGCCTTCATGTTCAAAAAATACAAAATCTTGAAATCTAGCTCAGCATATGCAGTGCCCCCAGTGCAGACCAACAGTTCCCCGTCAGCCATGCAGGTTACTCCAGCAGCCGCCCAGACCAACAGCCCTCCAGCAGTGACACAGGGTCccctggcagccacccaggcCAACAGTCCCCCAGCAGCGACACAGGACCCCATGGCAACCCATCAGGCCAACAGCTCCCCGGCAGCGACACAGggtcccctggtggccacccagGCCAACAGCTCCCCGGCAGTGACGCAGGATCCTACAGCAACCCGCCAGGCCAACAGCTCCCCAGCAGTGATGCAGGGTCCCCCAGTGGCCACCCAGGCCAACAGCTCCTCAGCAGCAACACAAGACCCCCTGGAAACTTGTAAGGCCAACAGCTCCCCGGCAGCAATGCAGGACCCCCCAGCAACGTGCCAGGCCAACAGCTCCCTGTCAGTCTCACACAGTCCTTCAGTGGCCACCCAGGCCAACAGCTCCCCGGCAGTGACAAACAGTCCCCCAGTGGCCACCCAAACCATCAGCTCCTTGGCAGTGATGCAGGGCCCCCCGGCGGCCACCCAGGCCAACAGCTCCCTGGCAGCAATGCAGGGTCCCCAGGCCAACACCCAACCCTTGCAGATGACATGCCTTTATCTGAAACTGCCTGACATTTcaaagcctctgccccccagtgccccagaAGCCTCCCCGGCACTGGGAGAGGCCAACGTCTCGCTGCCCAGCAACTGTGAATCCCCTGCCCAGCAGACCTCGTCCGGACAATATTTCACTGCATTGCACgtctctctctgcagcaggatTTCATATTTTGTGTCTGGGACCTCTCTGGAGCTCCTCAAGCAGTGGCTGAGGAGGGTGGAGCTGGATGGGGAGCAGAAGGAGAGTTCGAAATCTGCACTCAAACCCAAGAATGGTTCCCGGATCCTGGAAGCCCTGAAACCCTCCAAAGGCAAGGAGATCTGGCTGGGTTTCAAGGATATCAGTGTGCTCCTCAGCAAGCTGCTGTCTCAGTTGGAGACCTTCATGTTCACTCGCAAGTGCCCCTTCCCACATGTGGTTCGAGCAGGTGCCATCTTCATCCCCATTCATGTGGTGAAGGAGAAGCTGTTCCCGAAGCTGTCTGGAGCATCTGTGGACCACGTGCTGCAGGAACACAAGGTGGAGCTGCGCCCCACCACGCTCTCGGAGGAGAAGCTTTTGAGGGATTTGGAGCTTAAGTGCTGCACTTCCAGGATGCTGAAGCTGCTTGCCCTGAAACAGCTGCCGGACATCTACCCCGACCTTCTGAATCTCCATTGGCATGACTGTGTCAGGCAACAGCTCG